The Candidatus Flexicrinis affinis genome has a segment encoding these proteins:
- a CDS encoding class I SAM-dependent methyltransferase, protein MTLTSNNPSQGLTNQQHGHPERIVPDETAPGIVAIHLKRYDFARGYVAGKHVLDVACGVGYGSHYLSEAAASVTGLDLDTWSVEYARERYGDRPSVTFEVGNALDMPFETGQFDVVCSFETIEHVQDADAFLREVLRVLKPGGVFIVSTPAARISTQRPDNPHHVQEWSPKDFERLLRNYFADVTIYSQARRTTRLAEVLRRLDVFKLRARVPLAVTRQVAASAGVRTMGDVDLNDIEIRSGVVEGASESVVVCRRTGDDTPYLYETLR, encoded by the coding sequence GTGACACTCACGTCCAATAATCCATCTCAAGGACTGACCAATCAGCAGCACGGCCACCCAGAACGGATCGTGCCGGACGAAACCGCCCCCGGAATCGTCGCAATCCACCTGAAGCGCTACGACTTCGCCCGCGGGTACGTCGCCGGAAAGCACGTTCTCGATGTCGCCTGCGGCGTGGGCTACGGATCGCACTATCTGTCTGAAGCCGCGGCATCGGTCACTGGCCTTGACCTCGACACGTGGTCCGTCGAATACGCCCGCGAGCGCTACGGCGATCGGCCGAGTGTCACGTTTGAGGTGGGCAATGCGCTCGATATGCCGTTTGAGACTGGACAGTTTGATGTCGTGTGCTCATTCGAGACGATAGAGCACGTGCAGGACGCGGATGCGTTTCTGCGTGAGGTCCTTCGGGTGCTGAAGCCCGGCGGGGTGTTCATTGTCTCAACTCCGGCCGCTCGGATCAGCACTCAGCGGCCAGACAACCCCCATCACGTGCAGGAGTGGTCTCCGAAGGATTTTGAACGCCTGCTTCGGAATTACTTCGCCGATGTGACGATTTACAGTCAGGCGAGGCGGACCACCCGGCTGGCGGAAGTCCTCAGGCGGCTCGACGTCTTCAAGCTGCGCGCACGGGTTCCGTTAGCGGTAACTCGTCAGGTTGCTGCGAGTGCCGGCGTCCGCACAATGGGCGATGTCGATCTGAACGACATTGAAATCCGCAGCGGGGTCGTTGAAGGGGCCAGCGAGTCCGTGGTAGTGTGTCGGCGAACTGGTGACGACACTCCGTATCTCTACGAAACGTTAAGGTGA
- a CDS encoding FkbM family methyltransferase: protein MSLRKKIQYILFSIRLFKNWWGAARRALANEPITLHILRDGTVLHSSDDVLVVIDEIFDNQTYGHAAIRPTLQDQVIVDIGAHIGCYTLWARKHSNAKVIAYEPLPGNFELLKQNIADNNLADVVALNKAVSATRTPVWISVDRVSSGNRTSIDRTSSDDGIYVDSVTLDDILRDNDISHVDLLKMDCEGAEGAIIQAATCELLGRIQRVVMEFHDDCSVLDHTSLDQKLKSCGFHTEIRWDGHSPYGYIFGTR from the coding sequence GTGAGCTTGCGCAAGAAGATTCAGTACATCCTGTTCTCGATACGCTTATTCAAGAACTGGTGGGGAGCAGCTAGGCGCGCACTTGCGAACGAGCCGATCACACTACATATCCTGAGGGACGGCACGGTATTACACTCTAGTGACGACGTATTGGTTGTAATCGATGAGATCTTTGACAATCAGACGTATGGACATGCTGCAATACGTCCGACACTACAGGACCAGGTTATCGTCGATATTGGCGCGCATATTGGCTGCTATACCCTATGGGCGCGGAAGCACTCGAATGCTAAGGTCATTGCGTATGAACCACTCCCAGGTAACTTCGAATTGCTGAAGCAGAATATCGCGGACAACAATCTCGCTGATGTCGTTGCTCTAAACAAGGCGGTGTCGGCGACAAGGACGCCGGTTTGGATCTCTGTAGACAGAGTATCGTCAGGCAATCGAACGAGTATTGATCGCACAAGTAGCGACGACGGTATCTATGTAGACTCGGTGACATTGGACGATATTCTGAGAGACAACGACATATCCCATGTTGACTTGTTGAAGATGGACTGCGAGGGAGCCGAAGGCGCGATTATCCAAGCTGCCACCTGCGAACTTCTTGGAAGGATCCAGCGAGTTGTTATGGAATTTCACGACGATTGCTCGGTGCTGGACCATACTTCGTTGGACCAGAAGCTAAAGTCTTGCGGGTTTCACACAGAGATCCGATGGGACGGGCACTCACCTTACGGCTACATATTCGGAACTCGATAG
- a CDS encoding glycosyltransferase, which translates to MRIAYLVLGKDIAGGETVCLQQMRAARERGHDVCILVPERGTVAQTATASGFEVYELGLQRTFHLRSALKLSRFLKNWRADLLHTHTMVSGMILARLGARLARVPLISHVHAPNVFSHRFIVRSFQRMLDRLTLPLCDAFIAVSEDTFRRFVAQGGPITTCVIPNGVTLQKVQEVYISGEVRRRWSIGSKAQVIGCVGRLEKNKGQLDIVRAFAQVQRAVEQEKRLFVVGNDTNPEQEYATQLKRVAKVEGVLQDIVFAGYQPNAAELMHGFDIFVLPSYREAMPMTILEAMAAGKPVIATCVNGVPEVVADGETGILVEPGDVKALADALLRLLRDRDLALRMGEAGRQRVREHFSLEKLHERLFAIYDEVVAKRRG; encoded by the coding sequence ATGAGAATCGCCTATCTGGTTCTCGGCAAGGACATCGCTGGCGGTGAGACAGTTTGTCTTCAGCAGATGCGAGCCGCACGGGAGCGTGGGCATGATGTCTGCATTCTGGTGCCAGAGCGCGGTACGGTTGCGCAAACCGCTACGGCTTCAGGGTTCGAAGTTTACGAGCTGGGGCTTCAGCGAACATTTCATTTACGCAGCGCACTTAAGCTGTCGCGGTTTCTCAAGAATTGGCGTGCCGACCTCCTTCACACACATACAATGGTTTCTGGAATGATTCTCGCCCGACTTGGGGCGAGGCTAGCGCGAGTTCCGCTGATTTCGCATGTACATGCACCAAACGTCTTTAGCCATAGGTTCATAGTGCGTTCGTTTCAGAGAATGCTCGATAGACTCACGTTGCCGCTATGTGATGCATTCATCGCAGTGTCGGAGGACACCTTTCGACGATTTGTTGCTCAGGGCGGGCCGATTACAACATGTGTTATTCCGAACGGAGTGACACTCCAGAAAGTCCAAGAGGTTTACATTTCGGGCGAGGTCCGCAGGCGGTGGAGTATTGGCTCTAAGGCGCAGGTTATCGGCTGTGTTGGCCGCCTAGAGAAGAACAAAGGGCAACTCGATATAGTCCGAGCATTTGCCCAAGTACAAAGAGCGGTCGAACAAGAGAAGCGCCTGTTTGTGGTCGGTAACGACACTAATCCCGAACAGGAATACGCAACTCAACTGAAACGTGTTGCGAAGGTCGAGGGTGTCTTGCAGGACATAGTTTTCGCGGGCTACCAACCTAACGCGGCCGAACTCATGCACGGCTTCGACATCTTCGTCCTGCCGTCCTATCGCGAAGCCATGCCGATGACGATTCTTGAAGCGATGGCAGCCGGCAAGCCAGTTATCGCGACGTGCGTGAACGGCGTCCCAGAGGTCGTAGCCGATGGGGAGACAGGTATTCTCGTTGAGCCGGGCGATGTAAAGGCGTTAGCTGACGCGCTCCTCAGGTTGCTGCGCGATAGAGATCTTGCTCTGCGTATGGGCGAAGCGGGCCGCCAAAGGGTCCGAGAGCACTTCTCGCTTGAGAAACTGCACGAGAGGCTGTTCGCGATTTACGACGAAGTTGTTGCGAAGCGTCGTGGCTAA
- a CDS encoding glycosyltransferase family 4 protein has product MAKIAIDATPISRTGKGLSRFLVGLLGAVADYMPQHTWIVFVNARNDHPTLPDASHIRYVSVRPRNSIQWDAIQCSLELKRHNVDLLFSCSDRLPLLHRKPMLLYLFEHPRHRHELQRPRAAWYARASMRFTDLLFPLSVKRSKRIGASSRATHDDLSSRFSLTSARIDVIYPGREEEFQPAEDPIQQRSTRARLKSPDGYILHFSSVSDPRDNTAVALRAYHQSRSRHPHNLKLVVAGSADPAKQGLSEVISVLGIENDIIWAGFIPESELADTYRYATIYLDTSLYEGFGYQVIEAMACGTPVVCSNVTSLPEVVGDAAITTAPDDVEGFSAAIARILSEPDLAWSMRERGLKQVEMFSWASFCASLQQSINRALCE; this is encoded by the coding sequence GTGGCTAAGATCGCGATCGATGCGACACCCATATCGCGTACCGGGAAGGGACTTTCCCGATTCCTTGTAGGCCTCTTGGGTGCGGTTGCTGATTACATGCCGCAGCACACATGGATTGTCTTCGTCAACGCGAGAAATGATCATCCGACACTGCCGGATGCATCTCATATCCGGTATGTCAGCGTGCGGCCGCGCAATTCAATCCAGTGGGATGCAATCCAGTGTTCATTGGAGCTCAAGCGTCACAACGTCGACCTACTATTTAGCTGTTCCGACCGCCTGCCGCTACTTCATCGGAAGCCCATGCTGCTGTATTTGTTTGAACATCCGCGTCACCGTCATGAGCTGCAGCGCCCTCGTGCGGCGTGGTATGCACGTGCCAGCATGCGCTTTACCGACCTGCTGTTTCCGCTTTCGGTCAAACGGTCGAAGCGCATTGGGGCAAGCTCGCGTGCAACGCACGATGACCTGTCCAGCAGATTCAGCCTGACATCTGCGCGGATCGATGTCATCTATCCGGGGCGCGAGGAAGAATTCCAGCCCGCTGAAGACCCAATCCAACAGCGTTCTACAAGGGCGCGGCTCAAGTCGCCGGATGGCTATATCCTCCACTTCTCGTCTGTCTCAGACCCCCGTGACAACACCGCAGTTGCGCTGCGGGCGTATCACCAATCCCGTTCAAGGCACCCACATAACCTGAAGCTGGTCGTAGCAGGCAGCGCAGACCCAGCGAAACAGGGGCTATCCGAGGTCATCAGCGTGCTGGGTATCGAGAACGACATCATTTGGGCAGGGTTCATTCCTGAGTCTGAGTTGGCAGACACGTATCGCTATGCAACGATCTATCTCGATACGTCGCTGTACGAGGGGTTCGGTTACCAGGTGATTGAGGCCATGGCGTGTGGAACGCCAGTTGTATGCTCCAATGTGACTTCGCTCCCTGAGGTTGTAGGGGATGCTGCGATTACGACCGCGCCCGATGATGTTGAAGGCTTTTCTGCTGCTATCGCACGTATTCTGTCTGAGCCGGACCTTGCGTGGTCAATGCGCGAGCGGGGGCTAAAACAGGTTGAAATGTTCTCTTGGGCGTCGTTTTGTGCGTCGCTCCAGCAGTCGATAAATCGGGCACTATGCGAGTAG
- a CDS encoding glycosyltransferase family 4 protein produces MRVAVLTEIISPYRIPLLNRLAEYPDIDLTVIFLSETERLREWRVEKEKIRFKYEVLPGRVVTKTYQNGSLFLNPSIVTAISRGNFETVVIGGYHHPSYWLALAYCRLRRKTTVLWSESTSRDKRSGSRSREMVKRGLISVFDRYVVPGTAQRSYLEEYGVNPSLVWIAPNAVDSAHFEQRSVEFAAERNEIRGALGLSGVVILFVGRIIDEKGVQDLLRAFQSLVDQGQVATLLIVGGGRDEQKYREYAKTYSLPVVFAGFQQQEDLPKFYAAADIFVLPTHSDPWGLVINEAMACGLPIIASSAAGAVQDMVHAGENGYVHEPQDVVELARHLNTLMCSPEQRERMGKRSREIIRSFTPELSAAGFRDAILEMRHKS; encoded by the coding sequence ATGCGAGTAGCAGTACTGACTGAGATTATCTCGCCATATCGGATTCCGCTGCTCAATCGACTGGCGGAGTATCCCGATATCGACCTCACTGTGATATTTCTTTCGGAGACGGAAAGACTTCGCGAGTGGCGAGTTGAGAAAGAGAAGATCAGGTTTAAGTACGAGGTGCTGCCCGGTCGCGTAGTGACGAAAACGTATCAGAACGGGTCGTTGTTCCTCAATCCATCCATTGTAACTGCGATCAGCCGCGGCAACTTCGAGACTGTAGTCATTGGTGGTTACCATCACCCTTCATATTGGCTTGCCCTTGCATACTGTAGGCTCCGGAGGAAGACCACAGTATTGTGGAGCGAAAGCACATCACGCGACAAGCGGAGTGGTAGTCGCAGCAGGGAGATGGTGAAGCGAGGGCTAATCTCGGTATTTGATCGATACGTGGTGCCGGGTACTGCTCAGCGGAGCTACCTTGAGGAATACGGAGTGAATCCTTCGTTGGTATGGATCGCGCCGAATGCCGTGGATTCCGCCCACTTCGAACAGCGGAGTGTCGAGTTCGCAGCTGAGAGGAACGAGATCAGGGGCGCTCTTGGGCTTTCCGGTGTTGTCATACTCTTTGTGGGACGCATCATTGACGAGAAGGGTGTTCAGGACCTCTTGAGGGCGTTTCAGAGTCTTGTTGATCAGGGTCAAGTAGCGACACTCTTGATTGTCGGCGGAGGGCGTGATGAGCAGAAGTACCGCGAGTATGCGAAAACCTACAGTCTTCCGGTCGTCTTTGCTGGCTTCCAGCAACAAGAAGACTTGCCGAAGTTCTATGCAGCTGCGGACATATTCGTCCTGCCTACGCATTCAGATCCATGGGGTCTAGTAATTAACGAAGCGATGGCTTGTGGTCTGCCGATCATAGCGTCCAGCGCTGCCGGTGCGGTCCAAGATATGGTTCATGCCGGTGAGAATGGGTATGTTCACGAGCCTCAGGACGTAGTCGAACTCGCGAGGCACCTAAATACGTTGATGTGCTCACCGGAGCAGCGGGAGCGCATGGGCAAGCGATCTAGGGAGATCATTCGGTCGTTCACACCAGAGCTTTCTGCAGCGGGATTTCGTGATGCAATCCTAGAGATGAGACACAAATCTTGA
- a CDS encoding O-antigen ligase family protein, with translation MTNQIRSGGTYLRLLAVPIALVLPVAAVIAAGVIGWEYVIGAIALLSLVTAGLTDTRWIILSILAVFAINHTSLIGGSPATQIARWLVLGFAAVVALLRILSDRPPRRFHSFDLLAIMFLALCLASTSYSSDPSLTFQRAVSLVLLYLAVFWLGWDYANRDGSEAVVRLLIISATLIFGASALYAFFPAAWQSNGRFMGVLPNPNTISLLVVTYLPLLIWGTFKYRSFWTLMVLIVAATALVLSQSRNGLISAAFGVVFLLWQVRPKRLVAIVSIALPILVIVVATTSIEEIVLGAPVIGRFLDNAGGDISSGRFQSWGSVLAQIQVRPLFGHGFGIDSLGLVQWSPGVTQFVGVHNTYLQILYQVGLVGVAFAFGPLLALLGLSLTRSGIEELRLEHVLLTVLASGLVAAIFENWIFAVGNAFAFPFWICVMLLLRVKWYADGVS, from the coding sequence TTGACAAATCAGATCCGCTCCGGTGGCACATACCTTAGGTTGCTTGCAGTGCCAATCGCGCTCGTCCTGCCGGTCGCTGCCGTCATTGCTGCCGGTGTTATAGGGTGGGAGTATGTGATTGGCGCAATTGCCCTTCTGTCTTTGGTGACCGCTGGTTTGACTGACACCCGCTGGATCATTCTGTCGATTCTGGCGGTGTTTGCGATCAATCACACGTCACTTATTGGGGGTTCGCCCGCGACACAGATTGCCCGCTGGCTTGTATTGGGATTCGCAGCCGTGGTCGCACTCCTAAGGATTCTATCTGATCGACCTCCAAGGCGATTCCATTCTTTCGATTTACTCGCAATCATGTTCTTGGCCCTTTGCCTCGCCTCGACATCTTACTCGTCCGATCCTTCACTGACCTTTCAACGTGCGGTCTCGCTGGTTCTCCTATACCTCGCCGTGTTTTGGCTGGGCTGGGACTATGCCAATCGAGACGGGAGTGAAGCAGTTGTTAGACTGCTGATTATATCGGCAACCTTGATTTTTGGGGCGAGTGCGCTTTATGCATTTTTCCCTGCCGCTTGGCAGTCAAACGGTCGCTTCATGGGAGTATTGCCGAATCCAAACACAATCAGTCTGCTTGTTGTTACGTATCTGCCGTTGCTCATCTGGGGTACTTTCAAGTATCGATCGTTCTGGACGCTGATGGTCCTCATTGTTGCTGCCACCGCCCTCGTGCTGTCACAGTCGAGGAACGGCCTGATAAGTGCCGCATTCGGAGTGGTATTTCTACTGTGGCAGGTGCGTCCAAAACGACTCGTGGCTATTGTCTCCATCGCATTGCCTATATTGGTGATCGTAGTTGCGACAACGTCGATTGAAGAGATTGTGCTTGGCGCACCTGTTATTGGACGATTTCTGGACAATGCTGGTGGAGATATCTCGAGCGGTCGGTTTCAGAGTTGGGGCTCCGTGTTAGCACAGATCCAAGTCCGACCACTGTTCGGACACGGATTTGGCATTGATTCACTGGGTTTGGTGCAGTGGTCCCCAGGTGTCACCCAGTTCGTCGGCGTGCACAACACGTATCTTCAGATTCTTTACCAAGTCGGTCTAGTGGGAGTAGCATTTGCCTTTGGGCCGCTTCTGGCCCTGCTAGGCTTGAGTCTGACGCGTTCGGGGATCGAGGAACTTCGGTTGGAGCATGTGCTTCTAACGGTTCTTGCATCAGGGCTTGTCGCTGCAATATTCGAGAACTGGATATTTGCTGTGGGCAACGCTTTTGCATTTCCATTCTGGATTTGTGTAATGCTTCTGCTGAGAGTGAAGTGGTACGCAGACGGTGTCAGTTGA
- a CDS encoding glycosyltransferase family 4 protein, which yields MIDHYLPGTRSGGPVRTISNLVEALGDVIEFKIITRDRDLGDSKPYDSAGLSRWQRLGRSSVLYLPPRDLVPWRIVNHIRATTHDVILLNGVFPPSVLSVLWGRRFFWSTVPVVVAPRGHLETGALSLKSRKKRLFLLAARTLGIYSNVLWLCASESERQDVIREFGTRVRPRIVVIPNFAWKAPEAKIVGRSQKIKGALRVVFLSRVSRKKNLTLALDVLSSVAGNIQFDLYGPIEDETYWSECREMIKRLPAGVVVNHRGSVEPDKVGTVLAQYDLFILPTLGENFGHAILEALSAGCPVLISDRTPWNDVNQHGAGWALPLNQPEKFREVVQMLVDADDETMSKYRQNALNYAADYLAKSTAVDDMRKFLLEVAASGRQS from the coding sequence TTGATCGACCACTACCTGCCCGGAACGCGGTCGGGTGGACCTGTACGCACCATCAGCAATCTCGTGGAAGCTCTTGGTGACGTTATTGAGTTCAAGATCATCACACGTGATCGCGATCTCGGCGACTCGAAGCCATATGATTCAGCAGGGCTTAGTCGCTGGCAACGCCTTGGTAGATCCAGTGTGCTTTATCTACCGCCACGAGATCTTGTGCCGTGGCGAATCGTGAATCATATTCGAGCGACTACCCACGACGTCATACTATTGAACGGCGTTTTTCCGCCCAGTGTGCTCAGCGTATTGTGGGGTCGAAGGTTTTTCTGGTCTACTGTCCCGGTGGTGGTGGCTCCACGCGGACACCTTGAAACGGGTGCTCTCAGCCTCAAGTCACGGAAAAAGAGACTCTTCCTGCTCGCAGCACGGACGCTAGGAATCTACTCGAACGTCTTATGGCTTTGTGCATCGGAGTCAGAGAGGCAAGATGTGATCCGTGAGTTTGGAACCCGAGTGAGACCTCGGATTGTCGTGATTCCCAATTTCGCTTGGAAAGCTCCCGAAGCCAAAATCGTGGGCCGCTCGCAAAAGATCAAGGGCGCGTTGAGAGTGGTCTTCCTGTCGCGAGTATCCCGAAAGAAGAACCTGACACTCGCATTGGATGTATTGAGTTCAGTTGCGGGCAATATTCAGTTCGACTTATACGGGCCGATCGAAGACGAAACCTACTGGTCGGAGTGCCGCGAGATGATCAAGCGTCTCCCAGCCGGAGTAGTCGTGAACCACAGGGGATCGGTCGAACCAGACAAAGTAGGCACTGTATTGGCGCAGTATGACCTATTCATACTGCCAACGCTCGGCGAAAACTTCGGCCATGCGATCCTTGAGGCGCTATCTGCAGGATGCCCGGTTCTGATCAGCGATCGAACCCCGTGGAACGACGTGAACCAGCACGGCGCCGGATGGGCGCTTCCGCTCAACCAACCCGAGAAATTCCGCGAGGTCGTTCAAATGCTGGTCGATGCTGACGACGAAACGATGAGTAAATACCGTCAGAATGCTCTGAATTACGCCGCCGACTACCTCGCAAAGTCTACCGCCGTGGACGACATGCGGAAGTTCCTCCTCGAAGTAGCCGCTTCAGGTCGACAATCGTGA
- a CDS encoding carbamoyltransferase yields MAVILGINTHHAGSSAALVIDGVPEAAVAEERLNRVKYYAGFPRQSILKVMEMAGVQFRDLDYVALGRDASANLNKKLEYVIRNPSKLLNLVRIRGARTALGDLKSLIAAECAVPLSELRFEQINVEHHLAHIASAYFISPWDYAAGFSMDGSGDFVTCMLAECRGHDIHVKQRVYVPHSLGSLYSMVCQFIGYGKYGDEGKVMGLAPYGQPAYLDTFRDMVSANGKGFELNPKYFMPFGSNQGVEMTESGEMEVLRHYADHMVELFGQPRAPYSEITQRDMDLAHSLQAVFEDVYMHMLNALHQMVPSDRVVMAGGAALNSVANGKLFEHTPFKETCIQPAAGDEGLALGAALYVSQSVLREQSRFVMTNSYLGPEFSRTEMKAALDRAGVEYRELTRDDLLSATAAEIEQGNVVGWFQGRMEWGPRALGNRSILAHPGRGDMKDILNARIKRREWFRPFAPVVLAERQNDIFEHTHPSPFMLHVYKIKPEWRERLAAVRHIDDTGRLQTVSRDENPLYYDLVKMFGERTGIPVLINTSFNENEPIICTPDEAVDCYLRTRMDVLVLGDFFCVKPHVHV; encoded by the coding sequence ATGGCTGTAATTCTCGGAATCAATACGCACCACGCTGGATCATCTGCCGCGCTTGTCATCGACGGCGTGCCAGAAGCTGCTGTAGCGGAGGAGCGCCTCAACCGCGTCAAGTACTACGCTGGGTTTCCTCGCCAGAGTATCCTCAAGGTCATGGAAATGGCGGGTGTGCAGTTCCGTGATCTCGATTACGTAGCGCTCGGACGCGATGCCAGCGCGAACCTGAACAAGAAACTCGAATACGTGATCCGGAATCCGAGCAAACTGCTCAACCTCGTGCGAATTCGCGGCGCTCGCACCGCCCTTGGGGATTTGAAGAGTCTGATCGCAGCAGAGTGCGCCGTGCCTTTGAGTGAGCTCCGATTTGAGCAGATCAACGTCGAACACCACCTCGCTCACATCGCGAGCGCCTACTTCATCTCTCCTTGGGACTACGCCGCGGGCTTCAGCATGGATGGCTCTGGAGATTTCGTGACCTGCATGTTGGCCGAATGCCGCGGACACGACATTCACGTCAAACAGCGCGTCTATGTCCCGCACTCGCTCGGTTCGCTGTATTCGATGGTCTGTCAGTTCATTGGCTATGGCAAGTACGGTGACGAGGGGAAGGTCATGGGCCTCGCGCCGTACGGACAACCGGCCTACCTGGACACGTTCAGAGATATGGTGTCAGCGAACGGCAAAGGGTTCGAACTTAACCCTAAGTACTTCATGCCTTTCGGTTCAAATCAAGGTGTGGAGATGACCGAGAGCGGTGAGATGGAGGTCCTGCGACATTATGCGGACCACATGGTCGAGTTGTTCGGTCAGCCGCGCGCGCCGTACTCCGAGATCACCCAACGTGATATGGATCTGGCGCACAGCCTACAAGCAGTGTTTGAAGATGTGTATATGCACATGCTCAACGCGCTCCACCAGATGGTGCCGTCGGATCGAGTCGTCATGGCGGGTGGCGCGGCTCTCAACAGCGTCGCTAATGGCAAGCTGTTTGAACATACGCCGTTCAAGGAGACGTGTATTCAACCTGCGGCGGGAGACGAAGGGCTCGCGCTTGGTGCGGCCCTTTACGTGAGCCAGTCCGTCCTTCGCGAGCAGAGCCGGTTCGTGATGACCAACTCGTATCTGGGACCGGAGTTCTCACGCACAGAAATGAAGGCCGCCCTCGACCGTGCCGGCGTGGAGTACCGAGAACTCACGCGAGACGACTTGCTTTCAGCAACCGCTGCCGAAATCGAGCAGGGAAACGTCGTCGGATGGTTTCAAGGGCGAATGGAATGGGGACCAAGGGCTCTTGGCAACCGGTCTATCTTGGCGCATCCCGGCCGCGGGGACATGAAAGACATCCTGAACGCCCGGATCAAGCGGCGTGAGTGGTTTCGGCCGTTTGCGCCGGTTGTGTTGGCTGAGCGTCAGAATGACATCTTCGAACACACGCATCCGTCGCCATTTATGCTACACGTGTATAAGATCAAGCCGGAATGGCGTGAGCGACTGGCTGCTGTGCGTCATATAGACGATACGGGGCGTCTCCAGACGGTCTCCCGGGACGAGAATCCGCTGTACTACGACCTAGTAAAGATGTTTGGCGAACGAACCGGCATACCGGTACTGATCAACACGAGCTTCAACGAGAACGAGCCGATCATATGCACGCCTGATGAGGCCGTCGACTGCTATTTGCGGACTCGCATGGACGTGCTTGTACTCGGTGACTTTTTCTGTGTGAAGCCACATGTCCACGTGTAA
- a CDS encoding glycosyltransferase — MLVVFHAVLGRRYGVIEYDIYPQIMAAMGLVRGNGFVYRIWWRWHAWALMRANIVIAIADEMADELRSMVRTGSVNLVTVPTWTDTDRIRPIPRTENPFVRSLGLETDLCIIYSGNLGETHAIETIVEIAGRLIARTHIRFVVIGDGSKRPIVEDAIESGRAPNITLLPPQESAVFPLALASADIAFVTLADGYERLSLPSKTYDMMAAGCAIIGISPSSSGLAQLLETHAVGRNFEPSQVTDIVAWIEEIAGNRSTLEVHRRAARNAAEAHFGATVCQPAMTRAISRIWPILRPRDKKRNGLAGQR; from the coding sequence ATGCTGGTGGTTTTCCACGCTGTTTTGGGCCGCAGGTACGGTGTCATCGAGTACGACATCTATCCGCAGATAATGGCGGCGATGGGGTTGGTACGCGGAAATGGGTTCGTGTATCGCATTTGGTGGCGTTGGCACGCGTGGGCGTTGATGCGCGCTAATATTGTGATCGCCATCGCGGACGAGATGGCAGACGAACTGCGCTCCATGGTGAGGACAGGGTCTGTGAATCTTGTCACTGTGCCGACATGGACCGATACGGACCGTATCCGACCAATACCCCGAACCGAGAATCCGTTCGTCAGGTCGCTCGGCCTCGAAACCGACCTGTGCATCATCTATTCGGGTAATCTGGGTGAGACACATGCGATCGAAACGATTGTGGAGATTGCGGGTAGACTCATCGCCCGTACACATATCCGATTTGTTGTCATTGGCGATGGTTCAAAGCGGCCAATTGTTGAGGACGCGATCGAATCAGGGCGGGCACCCAACATCACGCTGTTACCGCCACAGGAATCGGCTGTATTCCCTCTAGCGCTGGCCAGTGCCGACATCGCGTTCGTGACTCTCGCGGACGGCTATGAGCGACTGTCGCTGCCGAGCAAGACGTACGACATGATGGCGGCAGGCTGCGCGATCATTGGAATCAGTCCGTCATCAAGCGGACTGGCCCAGCTTCTCGAAACTCATGCCGTCGGCCGCAACTTCGAGCCAAGCCAAGTTACTGACATCGTGGCGTGGATCGAAGAGATTGCGGGGAACCGGTCCACGCTGGAGGTTCATCGGCGCGCTGCCCGTAATGCCGCGGAGGCACACTTTGGCGCTACAGTCTGCCAGCCTGCGATGACACGGGCCATCAGTAGAATCTGGCCCATACTTAGGCCTAGGGACAAGAAGCGAAACGGGTTGGCGGGGCAGAGGTGA
- a CDS encoding sugar transferase, with the protein MKRLLDLVLSSIGLVVLSPLVAILSLMIAIRLGRPILFTQQRPGLHGKSFKIYKFRTMTDTRDADGNLLPDGERLTRFGRYLRSTSLDELPELLNVLKGDMSLVGPRPLLMHYLDLYTPEQARRHEVKPGITGWAQINGRNAISWEDKFKLDVWYVDNWSLWLDIRILALTVWKVIRREGISGQGEATVKYFQGQGQVERKDEQWLS; encoded by the coding sequence CTGAAACGACTGCTCGATCTGGTCCTTTCCTCAATAGGATTAGTCGTGCTGTCGCCTCTCGTTGCGATTCTTTCGCTAATGATCGCAATCCGTCTCGGCCGGCCGATCCTCTTCACCCAACAGCGCCCCGGACTGCACGGAAAGTCGTTCAAGATCTACAAGTTTCGCACCATGACCGATACGCGCGATGCAGACGGGAATCTCCTGCCCGATGGCGAACGCCTCACGCGGTTCGGGCGCTACCTACGATCCACGAGCCTCGACGAGTTGCCGGAGCTGCTTAATGTCCTCAAGGGCGACATGAGTCTGGTCGGACCGCGTCCGCTGCTGATGCATTATCTGGACCTGTACACGCCAGAGCAGGCGCGGCGTCATGAGGTCAAGCCGGGAATCACGGGCTGGGCGCAGATCAACGGACGCAATGCGATCAGTTGGGAAGACAAGTTCAAGCTGGACGTTTGGTACGTCGACAATTGGTCGCTGTGGCTGGACATCCGTATCCTCGCGCTGACGGTGTGGAAGGTGATTCGCCGCGAAGGGATCAGTGGCCAAGGAGAGGCGACGGTCAAGTACTTCCAGGGACAAGGACAAGTGGAACGGAAAGACGAACAATGGTTGAGTTGA